Proteins encoded by one window of Acuticoccus sp. MNP-M23:
- a CDS encoding efflux RND transporter permease subunit — protein MNGLLDGILSRPRTILTLLIFLLVAGGFVYVTIPKEANPDIDVPVFYVSVTQQGISPEDAETLLVKPMERQLRGLEGLKEITATASEGHAGIVLEFNADFDKDDALTDVRDKVDRAQADLPADADEPTITETNFSLVPTISVALSGEVPERSLFKHARSLKDEIEALPTVLSADLVGEREEQLEVILDQTAMESYRIDPVELLQTLSANNQLVPAGFLDKGEGRFSVKVPGLIEDATDVYSMVIKEEAGNVVTVGDIAEVRRSFEDPNKFTRVNGHPAITINVVKRIGENIIENNQAVRDVVDAATADWPDTIQVDYLLDQSSFIYEVLGGLEASISTAIVLVMIVVIAALGFRSALLVGIAIPTSILLGFLVLSGLGMTVNMMVMFGLVLTVGLLVDGAIVVVEYADRRIAEGASRAEAFREAAKLMAWPLISSTATTLIAFMPMLLWPGTAGEFMSYLPIMVMIVLIVALVTAMIFLPVVGTVLSNALIVGLLAGAAAAGGALLLLGEAGLMKFAAAALAFVLATIIATRLAGRWGARAPASTVAPEPAVFDPRSVTGITGVYVRTLRHLAGNSLGIVLTLALVVGVAFAVMSAFTTNNNGVEFFVDEEPDVAIIMISGRGNMSAREALTLVQQVEGKVLAIDGVDNVVTSAFPSGGDSGSGGIGGGGDKPADIIGEIQVELVPYCCRRKAVEIFADIRAQTNFAGIKTEVRKIEGGPPTGKDIQLQLTSDNYDTLLASIGTVRDKFGTTANLRDVEDDRPLPGIEWQIDVDREEAGRFGASIQTVGRTIQLLTNGVLLNRYQPDDSADQIDIRVRFPESDRNLDEFANLRVETVKGQVPIANFITVTPQQRVSSITRIDGRYAMTVKADVREAPGIDQNTKIAELDSWMEAQAWPPGLTYAFRGANEDQAESMSFLMKAMAASLVIMFLVLVTQFNNFYQTALTLLTIVLSVFGVLLGMMLTGQKFSVIMTGTGIIALAGIVVNNAIVLIDTYNRELQVQPDRLTAVLATAGQRVRPILLTTGTTIAGLIPMATQVNLDFFSRTVAVGGITSIWWVQLSTAIIAGLAFSTVLTLVVVPVMLALPETFSRTARRLRGVPEPAMAPAAAPAPMLAAVEAPASQADQPTREMEWPPRDTETPADTAPPLKTDVYAPVLAASRRRRPADPAKIDRGPLNEAAE, from the coding sequence ATGAACGGATTGCTCGACGGGATCCTGTCGCGTCCGCGCACGATCCTCACGCTTCTCATCTTCCTCCTTGTCGCCGGCGGCTTCGTCTACGTGACGATCCCCAAGGAGGCGAACCCGGACATTGACGTTCCGGTCTTCTACGTTTCGGTGACGCAGCAGGGCATTTCGCCCGAAGATGCCGAGACGCTGCTGGTAAAGCCCATGGAGCGGCAGCTGCGCGGCCTCGAAGGGCTGAAGGAAATCACCGCAACCGCCTCCGAGGGCCACGCCGGCATCGTCCTGGAATTCAACGCCGACTTCGACAAGGACGACGCGCTGACCGATGTGCGCGACAAGGTGGACCGCGCGCAGGCCGACCTCCCGGCCGACGCCGACGAGCCGACCATCACCGAAACCAACTTCAGCCTCGTTCCGACCATCAGCGTTGCCCTGTCCGGCGAGGTGCCCGAGCGCTCGCTGTTCAAGCACGCGCGCAGCCTGAAGGACGAGATCGAGGCGCTGCCCACGGTCCTCTCCGCCGACCTTGTGGGCGAACGCGAGGAACAGCTGGAAGTCATTCTCGACCAGACCGCGATGGAGAGCTACCGGATCGACCCGGTGGAGCTGTTGCAGACCCTGTCGGCCAATAACCAGCTTGTGCCCGCCGGCTTTCTCGACAAGGGCGAAGGCCGCTTCTCGGTCAAGGTGCCCGGCCTCATCGAGGACGCAACCGACGTCTATTCGATGGTCATCAAGGAAGAAGCCGGCAACGTCGTGACAGTCGGCGACATTGCCGAGGTGCGCCGGTCCTTCGAAGATCCGAACAAGTTCACCCGCGTCAACGGCCACCCCGCCATCACCATCAACGTGGTCAAGCGCATCGGTGAGAACATCATCGAGAACAACCAGGCGGTTCGCGACGTTGTGGATGCCGCCACCGCCGACTGGCCGGACACCATCCAGGTCGACTACCTGCTCGACCAGTCGAGCTTCATCTACGAGGTTCTGGGCGGGCTCGAAGCCTCCATCTCCACCGCCATCGTGCTGGTGATGATCGTCGTCATTGCGGCTCTCGGCTTCCGCTCCGCGCTTCTGGTCGGCATTGCCATTCCCACCTCCATCCTCCTTGGCTTCCTGGTGCTTTCGGGCCTCGGAATGACCGTGAACATGATGGTGATGTTCGGCCTCGTCCTCACCGTCGGCCTGCTGGTCGATGGTGCGATCGTGGTGGTGGAATATGCCGACCGGCGCATTGCCGAGGGCGCCTCGCGGGCCGAAGCCTTCCGCGAGGCCGCCAAGCTGATGGCATGGCCGCTGATCTCGTCCACCGCCACCACGTTGATTGCCTTCATGCCGATGCTCCTGTGGCCGGGCACGGCAGGCGAATTCATGAGCTACCTGCCGATCATGGTGATGATCGTCCTGATCGTCGCCCTGGTCACGGCAATGATCTTCCTGCCGGTGGTGGGCACCGTCCTGTCCAATGCGCTCATTGTGGGGCTCCTTGCCGGGGCAGCGGCCGCGGGCGGCGCCCTCTTGCTGCTTGGCGAAGCCGGGCTCATGAAATTCGCCGCCGCTGCACTGGCGTTCGTGCTGGCAACGATCATCGCGACCAGGCTTGCCGGTCGGTGGGGGGCGCGCGCGCCAGCGTCAACCGTCGCGCCCGAGCCTGCCGTGTTCGACCCGCGCTCCGTGACCGGCATCACGGGGGTTTACGTGCGCACGCTCCGGCACCTTGCCGGCAACTCGCTCGGCATCGTCCTGACGCTGGCTCTGGTGGTCGGTGTGGCGTTTGCGGTGATGAGCGCGTTCACCACCAACAACAACGGCGTGGAGTTCTTCGTCGACGAAGAGCCAGACGTCGCCATCATCATGATCTCGGGCCGCGGCAACATGAGCGCGCGCGAAGCGCTCACCCTTGTCCAGCAGGTCGAGGGCAAGGTGCTCGCCATCGACGGCGTTGACAACGTGGTCACCAGCGCCTTCCCGTCCGGCGGCGATTCAGGCAGCGGCGGAATTGGCGGCGGCGGCGACAAGCCTGCCGACATCATCGGCGAGATCCAGGTGGAGCTCGTGCCCTACTGCTGCCGCCGCAAGGCCGTGGAGATCTTCGCCGACATCCGCGCACAGACCAATTTTGCGGGCATCAAGACCGAGGTTCGCAAGATCGAGGGTGGCCCGCCCACCGGCAAGGACATCCAGCTCCAGCTGACATCCGACAATTACGACACGTTGCTGGCCTCGATCGGCACCGTGCGCGACAAGTTCGGCACAACGGCAAACCTGCGCGATGTGGAGGACGACCGTCCGCTCCCCGGCATCGAGTGGCAGATTGACGTGGACCGCGAGGAAGCCGGCCGCTTCGGCGCCAGCATCCAGACCGTGGGGCGGACGATCCAGCTTCTTACCAACGGCGTCCTCCTCAACCGCTACCAGCCGGACGATTCGGCCGACCAGATCGACATTCGCGTCCGCTTCCCCGAAAGCGACCGCAACCTCGACGAGTTCGCCAACCTGCGGGTTGAAACGGTGAAGGGGCAGGTTCCCATCGCCAACTTCATCACTGTCACGCCGCAGCAGCGGGTGTCCTCCATCACCCGCATCGACGGGCGCTACGCCATGACGGTGAAGGCCGATGTGCGGGAGGCCCCCGGCATCGACCAGAACACCAAGATTGCGGAGCTGGACAGCTGGATGGAGGCGCAGGCGTGGCCCCCGGGCCTCACCTATGCCTTCCGCGGCGCCAACGAGGATCAGGCGGAGTCCATGTCCTTCCTGATGAAGGCGATGGCTGCCTCGCTGGTCATCATGTTCCTGGTGCTGGTCACCCAGTTCAACAATTTCTACCAGACCGCGCTGACGCTTCTCACCATCGTCCTGTCGGTGTTCGGCGTGCTTCTGGGGATGATGCTCACCGGGCAGAAATTCTCGGTCATCATGACCGGCACCGGCATCATCGCGCTTGCGGGCATTGTGGTGAACAACGCCATCGTGCTGATCGACACCTACAACCGCGAGCTTCAGGTTCAGCCGGACCGGCTGACCGCGGTGCTGGCGACCGCAGGCCAGCGCGTGCGGCCGATCCTTCTGACCACCGGCACCACCATCGCCGGCCTCATCCCCATGGCAACGCAGGTCAACCTCGACTTTTTCAGCCGCACCGTGGCCGTCGGCGGCATCACGTCGATCTGGTGGGTCCAGCTCTCCACGGCCATCATCGCCGGGCTGGCCTTTTCCACCGTCCTCACGCTGGTGGTGGTCCCGGTGATGCTCGCGCTGCCCGAAACCTTTTCGCGCACCGCCCGCCGCCTCCGCGGCGTTCCGGAGCCGGCGATGGCACCAGCTGCAGCGCCCGCGCCAATGCTTGCCGCTGTGGAGGCCCCCGCCAGCCAGGCCGACCAGCCGACACGCGAAATGGAGTGGCCGCCCCGCGACACGGAGACGCCTGCGGACACGGCGCCTCCACTCAAAACCGACGTGTACGCCCCGGTTCTGGCCGCATCGCGGCGCCGCCGCCCTGCCGATCCGGCAAAAATCGACCGCGGACCGCTCAACGAAGCTGCGGAATAG
- a CDS encoding ABC transporter ATP-binding protein/permease: MADEPKQISAERGKMLSALRNLWPYMWPTGRPDLKLRVGLALLAMVVAKIITVLIPYTYKWATDALTVGEFGTAGPASGNGLELPAYVVGPVMLVIAYGVGRITMMAFNQLRDGLFAKVGQHAVRQLARRTFVHLHALSLRYHLQRRTGGLSRVIERGVKGIETLVRFTILNSIPTVLEFILVAAVVAYQFSFSYVGVIAAIVVVYVWFTVRASQWRIAIRREMNESDTDANSKAVDSLINYETVKYFNNEQMETDRFDRSMARYEDAAIRTWTSLSWLNIGQTVIFTVGLTTLMVMSAKAVMAGEQTLGDFVMVNALLMQLSIPLNFIGFVYREIKQALADIETMFGILQLPAEVVDKPGAPPLDVPQGNVRFDNVVFHYDPERPILHGIDFEVPAGTTLAIVGPSGAGKSTISRLLYRFYDVAGGAIRIDGQDIRDVSQDSLRRMIGIVPQDTVLFNDSIAYNIAYGRPGATDAQVQRAAEMAQIGDFIRALPNGFATEVGERGLKLSGGEKQRVAIARTILKAPPILILDEATSALDTRTEEEIQTALDEVAQGRTTLLIAHRLSTVVNADQIIVVEAGRIVERGTHQALVDKGGLYHEMWERQRRDAEALPGPQDEPERILSVREREERS; encoded by the coding sequence ATGGCGGACGAACCCAAACAGATCTCCGCCGAGCGCGGAAAGATGCTGTCGGCCCTGCGCAACCTGTGGCCCTACATGTGGCCGACGGGGCGGCCGGACCTGAAGCTCCGCGTCGGCCTTGCGCTTCTGGCCATGGTGGTGGCGAAGATCATCACCGTTCTCATCCCCTACACCTACAAATGGGCGACAGATGCGCTCACCGTCGGCGAGTTCGGCACCGCCGGACCTGCCAGCGGCAATGGCCTGGAGCTCCCCGCCTATGTCGTGGGTCCGGTGATGCTGGTCATTGCCTACGGTGTCGGACGCATCACCATGATGGCATTCAACCAGCTGCGCGACGGGCTGTTTGCCAAGGTTGGCCAGCATGCAGTGCGGCAGCTGGCGCGGCGCACGTTCGTGCACCTCCATGCCCTCTCGCTGCGCTACCACCTGCAACGGCGCACCGGCGGGCTGTCGCGCGTGATCGAACGCGGGGTGAAGGGGATCGAGACGCTGGTGCGCTTCACCATCCTCAACTCCATCCCCACGGTGCTGGAGTTCATTCTGGTTGCGGCGGTGGTCGCCTATCAGTTCTCCTTCTCGTATGTCGGCGTGATTGCGGCCATTGTGGTGGTCTACGTCTGGTTCACCGTGCGCGCCTCGCAGTGGCGCATCGCCATCCGCCGCGAGATGAACGAGTCCGATACGGACGCAAACTCGAAGGCGGTCGACAGCCTGATCAACTACGAGACGGTCAAATATTTCAACAACGAGCAGATGGAGACCGACCGCTTCGACCGTTCGATGGCGCGCTACGAGGATGCCGCCATCCGCACATGGACGTCGCTGTCGTGGCTCAACATCGGCCAGACGGTCATCTTCACCGTGGGCCTCACCACGCTGATGGTGATGTCGGCCAAGGCCGTCATGGCCGGCGAGCAGACGCTGGGCGATTTCGTGATGGTCAATGCCCTTCTGATGCAGCTGTCCATTCCGCTTAATTTCATCGGGTTCGTCTACCGCGAGATCAAGCAGGCGCTGGCCGATATCGAGACCATGTTCGGCATTCTCCAGCTGCCGGCCGAAGTGGTCGACAAGCCCGGCGCCCCGCCGCTCGACGTGCCGCAAGGCAATGTGCGCTTCGACAATGTGGTCTTCCACTACGATCCGGAGCGGCCGATCCTGCATGGCATCGACTTCGAGGTTCCGGCGGGGACGACGCTTGCCATCGTCGGCCCGTCGGGCGCCGGCAAGTCCACCATTTCGCGTCTCCTTTACCGCTTTTATGATGTGGCAGGCGGCGCCATCCGGATCGACGGGCAGGATATTCGCGATGTTTCGCAGGACTCGCTGCGCCGGATGATCGGCATCGTTCCGCAGGACACGGTGCTGTTCAACGACTCCATCGCCTATAACATCGCCTACGGCCGGCCCGGCGCTACGGATGCGCAGGTGCAGCGGGCCGCCGAGATGGCGCAGATCGGAGACTTCATCCGCGCCCTGCCGAACGGCTTTGCCACAGAGGTGGGCGAGCGCGGGCTGAAACTGTCCGGCGGCGAGAAGCAGCGCGTGGCGATCGCCCGCACCATCCTGAAAGCACCGCCGATCCTGATCCTCGACGAGGCCACCTCCGCGCTCGACACCAGGACCGAAGAAGAGATCCAGACCGCGCTCGACGAAGTGGCGCAGGGTCGCACCACGCTTCTCATCGCGCACCGGCTCTCCACGGTGGTCAACGCGGACCAGATCATTGTGGTCGAAGCTGGGCGGATTGTGGAGCGCGGCACCCATCAGGCGCTGGTGGACAAGGGCGGTCTCTACCACGAGATGTGGGAGCGGCAGCGGCGTGATGCAGAGGCCCTGCCCGGCCCGCAGGACGAGCCGGAGCGCATCTTGTCCGTGCGCGAACGCGAGGAGCGGAGTTAG
- a CDS encoding DUF1467 family protein: MDIGIGIASAIAVYFIIWWMMFFPVLAMFNRDPVDDSELVEGNERGAPARPRMGLKILITTVAAAAGFGLLLLLLNSGITLDDIPLPSPPDID, translated from the coding sequence ATGGATATCGGCATCGGCATCGCAAGTGCCATCGCGGTCTACTTCATCATCTGGTGGATGATGTTCTTTCCCGTCCTCGCCATGTTCAACCGCGACCCGGTGGACGATAGCGAGCTTGTGGAAGGCAATGAGCGGGGCGCGCCCGCCCGTCCGCGCATGGGGCTTAAAATCCTCATCACCACAGTGGCCGCCGCCGCCGGCTTCGGCCTCCTGCTCCTTCTCCTGAACAGCGGGATCACGCTGGACGATATCCCGCTGCCGAGCCCGCCCGACATCGACTGA
- the mce gene encoding methylmalonyl-CoA epimerase: MIERLNHVAIATPDVAAAAALYRGALGATVSEPQDLPAHGVRVVFVTLANTKVELLEPLGDKSPIAAFLEKNPAGGLHHVCYEVSDIGAATARLVAEGARVLGDGTPRIGAHGKPVVFIHPKDIGGVLTELEEI, translated from the coding sequence ATGATCGAACGGCTCAACCACGTCGCCATCGCCACGCCGGATGTGGCGGCTGCTGCCGCGCTGTACCGCGGTGCGCTGGGCGCGACGGTGTCCGAGCCGCAGGATCTGCCGGCGCATGGGGTTCGGGTCGTGTTCGTCACCCTCGCCAACACCAAGGTCGAGCTTCTGGAGCCGCTGGGCGACAAATCGCCCATCGCCGCGTTTCTGGAGAAAAATCCGGCCGGTGGTTTGCACCATGTCTGCTACGAAGTGTCCGACATCGGCGCCGCCACCGCGCGTCTGGTGGCTGAGGGGGCGCGCGTTCTTGGGGACGGGACGCCCCGGATCGGCGCGCACGGCAAGCCCGTTGTGTTCATTCACCCCAAGGACATTGGCGGCGTTCTGACCGAGCTTGAAGAAATCTAG
- a CDS encoding ribonuclease J, translated as MNLGLYGFGPPHAKKWIIVDVGVTFGDLRTTPGVDLIMPDTAFIEEEKDNLLGIIITHAHEDHYGALLDLWPRLEVPVYATRFTAGLLKAKASENGRHNYPDVRVVEQGATIDLDPFKVELVAVSHSIPEPNALAITTPLGTIVHTGDWKIDKRPGVGKAIDIERLREIGDAGVVAMMCDSTNANREGHSPSEHEVCEGLKTWVASAKNRVAVTAFSSNVSRLKSIMEAAAAADRHVVVMGRAMRRVISVAAECGFLDGVPAPLSEDDFGHLPREKVLLLLTGSQGEERAALARIASDEHPRVAMSSGDRVIFSSRTIPGNEKSVNNVINGLALQGVEVVTDRDGLVHTSGHPRRDELKEMYKLVRPKVLVPVHGEPAHLVAQAKLAKAEGISEVVLTQNGKMVRLAPGPARVIDEVLSDVLLLDGRLLRTPEESNVRERRTLAVAGIISAMVTLDERFELDSDPEVVLVGIPEKDDEGELFSEALADAVENAVESIPRNRRRDRDVVGQAARRAIRSHMGQRWGKKPMCHVFVSIIT; from the coding sequence ATGAATTTAGGCCTTTACGGGTTCGGTCCGCCACACGCCAAGAAGTGGATCATCGTCGACGTGGGGGTCACCTTCGGTGATCTGCGCACCACGCCCGGCGTCGACCTCATCATGCCCGATACCGCGTTTATTGAAGAGGAGAAGGACAATCTCCTCGGCATCATCATCACCCATGCGCACGAAGACCATTATGGCGCGCTGCTGGATCTCTGGCCGCGGCTTGAAGTGCCGGTCTATGCCACCCGCTTCACCGCCGGCCTGCTGAAGGCCAAGGCGAGCGAAAACGGCCGCCACAATTACCCGGACGTGCGGGTCGTGGAGCAGGGCGCCACCATCGATCTCGACCCGTTCAAGGTCGAGCTGGTGGCGGTCTCGCACTCGATCCCGGAGCCCAATGCGCTGGCGATCACCACGCCGCTCGGCACGATCGTCCACACCGGCGACTGGAAGATCGACAAGCGCCCCGGCGTCGGCAAGGCCATCGACATCGAGCGCCTGCGCGAAATCGGCGATGCTGGCGTGGTCGCGATGATGTGCGATTCCACCAACGCCAACCGCGAGGGCCATTCGCCGTCCGAGCACGAAGTGTGCGAGGGGCTGAAGACCTGGGTGGCTTCGGCGAAGAACCGTGTTGCGGTGACGGCCTTCTCGTCCAACGTGTCCCGCCTCAAATCCATCATGGAGGCGGCGGCTGCGGCCGACCGGCACGTTGTGGTGATGGGCCGGGCCATGCGGCGGGTCATCAGCGTCGCGGCTGAGTGCGGCTTTCTGGATGGCGTGCCCGCGCCGCTGTCGGAAGATGATTTCGGCCACCTGCCGCGCGAAAAGGTGCTGCTTCTCCTCACGGGCAGCCAGGGCGAGGAGCGGGCGGCACTCGCCCGGATCGCCAGCGACGAGCATCCGCGGGTCGCGATGTCTTCCGGAGACCGGGTGATCTTCTCGTCGCGCACCATTCCGGGCAACGAAAAGTCAGTCAACAACGTCATCAACGGCCTCGCGCTGCAGGGTGTCGAGGTGGTCACCGACCGGGACGGGCTCGTCCACACCTCCGGCCACCCGCGGCGCGATGAGCTGAAGGAAATGTACAAGCTGGTCCGGCCGAAGGTGCTGGTGCCGGTACACGGTGAGCCGGCGCACCTTGTCGCCCAGGCAAAGCTTGCCAAGGCAGAGGGCATTTCAGAGGTCGTCCTGACGCAAAACGGCAAGATGGTGCGTCTTGCGCCGGGACCCGCCCGCGTGATCGACGAGGTGCTGAGCGACGTCCTGCTGCTCGACGGGCGCCTCCTGCGCACGCCGGAGGAATCCAATGTGCGCGAGCGGCGCACGCTGGCGGTCGCCGGCATCATTTCGGCGATGGTGACACTGGACGAACGGTTCGAGCTGGATTCGGACCCGGAGGTTGTTCTGGTCGGGATCCCGGAAAAGGACGACGAGGGCGAACTTTTCTCCGAAGCGCTGGCCGATGCAGTGGAAAATGCAGTCGAGAGCATTCCGCGCAACCGCCGGCGGGATCGCGATGTTGTGGGACAGGCTGCGCGCCGGGCCATTCGCTCCCACATGGGCCAGCGCTGGGGCAAGAAGCCCATGTGCCATGTGTTCGTATCCATCATCACCTGA
- a CDS encoding biotin--[acetyl-CoA-carboxylase] ligase — MTPDAAPVAALAEAGSTNDEAMARLRASGTPLWLTAARQTAGRGRRGRPWSSEPGNLYASYAFSPDWAPRVFALLPLACAVALGDALATFGIAPQLKWPNDVLVDGAKCAGILIEAETSMTARRAVIGFGVNVSHAPADVAATKVGAYAADATADTVFAALRPALGEIFAALTAPDGIETIRARWLQRAVGIGLPVVVRYDSNSIEGRFLGLDEDGRLILEQEGGTRTISAGDVFVRTERL, encoded by the coding sequence TTGACGCCGGACGCGGCGCCCGTCGCCGCGCTTGCGGAGGCGGGCTCCACCAATGACGAAGCCATGGCGCGGCTGCGCGCCAGTGGCACGCCGCTCTGGCTGACCGCAGCGCGGCAGACTGCCGGACGGGGGCGGCGAGGGCGGCCGTGGTCGTCTGAACCCGGTAATCTGTACGCCTCCTACGCCTTTTCGCCGGACTGGGCGCCGCGCGTGTTTGCGCTGCTGCCGCTGGCCTGCGCGGTCGCGCTGGGCGATGCGCTGGCCACCTTCGGCATCGCGCCGCAGCTCAAATGGCCCAACGATGTTCTGGTGGATGGCGCCAAGTGCGCCGGCATCCTCATCGAAGCCGAGACCAGCATGACGGCCCGGCGGGCGGTGATCGGCTTTGGCGTAAATGTCAGTCACGCCCCGGCGGACGTTGCGGCCACGAAGGTTGGAGCGTATGCAGCTGATGCCACAGCTGACACGGTGTTTGCCGCACTGCGCCCGGCACTCGGCGAAATATTTGCCGCGCTGACGGCGCCGGACGGGATAGAAACAATCCGTGCGCGCTGGCTGCAACGCGCAGTTGGCATTGGACTGCCCGTGGTCGTACGGTACGATTCAAATTCCATCGAGGGCCGGTTTCTCGGCCTAGACGAAGACGGCCGCCTTATCCTGGAACAGGAAGGCGGCACCCGCACAATTTCAGCGGGAGATGTTTTCGTCCGCACGGAGCGTTTATGA
- the nuoN gene encoding NADH-quinone oxidoreductase subunit NuoN, producing MEHTFPDILPILPEIFLAVAAIGLLIGGAFSDEEAVPTISLLAIFSIVGAIAIMLVFTPLRTTFDGAFIQDGFSRYLKILTLLAAGFCVAMSTAYARHQSFPRFEYPVLIMLATVGMMLMISANDMIGVYLGLELQSLSIYVVVSINRDSTRSTEAGLKYFVLGALSSGMLLYGISLIYGFTGSTQFNGIAAGMAADGVGLGVVFGIVFVIAGLAFKVSAVPFHMWTPDVYEGAPSPVTAFLAAAPKVAAMALFTRVMIDAFQPAADQWQQIVVFLSIMSMVLGAFAAITQTNIKRLMAYSSIGHIGYALIGLAAGTEGGIVSVVIYMTVYLATTLGAFACILAMRRADEGMVEDINDLAGLVRTKPWMAAAFTMLLFSLAGIPPMVGFFGKFYVFLAAVEADMIPLAVIGVLSSAVAAYYYLRIIKIMMIDEPRDRFEPMAGELRVILALSGAFSILFFLVWTPILSAATTAAQSLF from the coding sequence ATGGAACACACTTTTCCCGACATTCTGCCGATCCTGCCGGAGATCTTCCTCGCAGTGGCGGCCATTGGCCTCCTGATCGGCGGCGCGTTTTCCGACGAAGAAGCGGTGCCGACCATCAGCCTTCTGGCGATCTTCTCGATCGTCGGCGCCATCGCGATCATGCTGGTGTTCACGCCGCTGCGCACCACGTTCGACGGGGCGTTCATTCAGGACGGGTTCTCCCGCTATCTCAAGATCCTGACATTGCTGGCGGCGGGCTTCTGCGTTGCCATGTCGACGGCTTATGCGCGGCACCAGTCCTTCCCGCGGTTCGAGTATCCCGTCCTCATCATGCTGGCGACGGTCGGCATGATGCTGATGATCTCCGCCAACGACATGATCGGCGTCTATCTCGGCCTCGAACTCCAGTCGCTATCGATCTATGTGGTGGTTTCCATTAACCGCGATTCCACGCGCTCCACCGAGGCGGGCCTCAAATATTTCGTCCTCGGCGCGCTGTCCTCCGGCATGCTCCTTTACGGTATCAGCCTGATCTACGGCTTCACCGGCTCCACCCAGTTCAACGGCATTGCGGCCGGCATGGCGGCGGATGGCGTGGGCCTTGGCGTGGTCTTCGGCATCGTGTTCGTGATCGCGGGCCTTGCCTTCAAGGTGTCCGCCGTCCCGTTCCACATGTGGACGCCGGACGTTTACGAGGGGGCGCCGAGCCCGGTCACAGCCTTCCTTGCGGCAGCGCCCAAGGTGGCGGCCATGGCGCTCTTCACCCGCGTGATGATCGACGCCTTCCAGCCCGCGGCCGACCAGTGGCAGCAGATCGTCGTGTTCCTCTCCATCATGTCGATGGTGCTGGGGGCGTTCGCGGCCATCACGCAGACCAACATCAAGCGGCTGATGGCCTATTCCTCTATCGGCCACATCGGCTACGCGCTGATCGGCCTTGCCGCCGGCACCGAGGGCGGCATCGTCAGCGTCGTCATCTACATGACGGTGTATCTGGCGACCACGCTGGGCGCGTTCGCGTGCATCCTCGCCATGCGCCGCGCCGATGAGGGCATGGTTGAAGACATCAACGATCTCGCCGGTCTGGTGCGCACCAAGCCCTGGATGGCCGCGGCGTTCACGATGCTGCTGTTCTCGCTGGCAGGCATCCCGCCGATGGTCGGCTTCTTCGGCAAGTTCTACGTCTTCCTCGCAGCTGTCGAGGCAGACATGATCCCGCTTGCCGTCATCGGCGTGCTCTCCTCTGCCGTTGCCGCCTACTACTACCTGCGCATCATCAAGATCATGATGATCGACGAGCCGCGCGACCGGTTCGAGCCGATGGCGGGTGAATTGCGGGTCATCCTTGCCCTGTCCGGTGCTTTCTCGATCCTGTTCTTCCTGGTTTGGACGCCGATCCTCTCCGCCGCGACGACGGCTGCGCAGAGCCTCTTTTGA